Genomic DNA from Parambassis ranga chromosome 10, fParRan2.1, whole genome shotgun sequence:
TATAAACACCAAATGGCAAGATACTTTACCTTAAGAGAAACCAGGAGTGTAACGGTCTCCACAGAATAATAGCCTCTGTCCACATAGTCTCCCATGAAGAGATAATTTGTGTCTGGAGACTTCCCTCCGATCTTAAACAGCTCCATGAGGTCATGGAACTGTCCATGAACATCTCCGCAGACTGTTACTGGACATCTCACCTCCTGCACGTTGGACTCCTTCGTTAAAATCTCCTTTGCCTTGAATGGAGAACCAAGAAGGTGCAATAAGCTGCTGTAGTTAACAGGTAACAGTGTGGTGCAGTGTAGGAGTGTTTGGTGGGCGTGTACTGGAGACAGGTCGCTAAATTAAACCCCTATATTGTTTATTATCATATTATAAAAATACAGCAGAGCTGTGGTGCTGTGGTTCTGTGTGCACttcagagatgaggaggaggaagcaacaGTGGGCGTAGCTAAGGAAAACATCCAGGCATCCCCCTCCATCTTCTTCAAGACATGTACTGCATGCAGCTGCAGTCAAATGGTGAGCTCCACAGCAAGGCCACATGCAATAAATGATGACAGTCCAAGCTACACTCCTAGTGAGCCTGGTGATGCAGGACATGTTAGAGCTAACGGAACGCTAGCATGTAGAAGGCTAGTGTGATAACTCGCCTGCCTTCATGCGCAAATCTTACCTTTTCACAGAGGACTTTGACCTGATTCTCTGACAGCTGTTTGCACTCGTTCAGTTGTtcgatccatccatccagctcCTTGGTGAATGACTTGTCGTCCATGCCTGGTTTGCCGTCAACTAGCGAGCCGACCAGCTTGAAAATCCCTCAGGAAAACCTCTGGCTCTCGCTCGTTTCAGTGTCCCGGCCACGCGCGCTACGTCCTGGCTGGCTGTGAGCGCTGGCTTCGCGGgcgcgtgcgtgcgtgcgccCACGATCCCTCCCAGCTGGATGCTGGTTGATGTCAACAAATGTCTTTAATAATAGGAACGATGTGTTTCTTCTCATAAGACCAAGGTCATCGTAAAGAATGTAGTTTAAACCCTGCTGGTCCACAGAGAGGCCAATTTACGTCATCACATCAAGCGCGAGCATTTAAAGGTGGATTTACAAAGTGTGGGCTTTCTACATGTGTTGTTATAATGATGTCGTGTGCCTGTTATATCCTAATGTTGCTCTTATCTAGACCGAAGGGCTGATGTTTAAAAGTTGACTCGCTGGCTGTcccgccccctgctggagaaaACAAGGTACAGCCAGCCAAGGGATGAAACTATAAACACCAGTATTTGGAAGCAGATCACAAAAACTGATTCATTGTGTTTAGTTGCTTATCAGTGTTTCAACATGTATGTTGAAACActgataatataatataatataataatataatgtatTAAATTACACATTAAAAGGCAAAACGGCAGCATGTTTTTAAGTAGTCCTTTTGCTTGATAATATTGTAGCAAGCTTGCTAAGCAAGTCTGTCTAAGAAAACGAAGCAAACCACCAACGGTTTTTACTCTAACTTGACACAACCTTCTACtctttatttaaacatgtgtatgtgggtgtgtaGTAGCTGTCCCTCCACCTGTCAGAGGGCCAGACTGCGCAGCACAGGAAAAACTACATTACCCGTAGCTACACCACTTCCTTTTGAGTACACATGCGCAGTCGTTTGCTCTACTCTAGACAGCTGTAGGAGAAAATGGCAGCGTTCATGCTAGGACAGCAGGTAAGACATTGAAGTCATTTGTATAATTTTAGGCGTTTTATATGTGTTTTCGCCGTTCTTTCATCGGCTTAAAAACTTGACTTATGAATTGTAATCATTCTAGTGACCAGACCGTTACGCTAAATGTCCAACAAATTTACACGAGGTGTTGCACTTCAATGACTGCTAAcgtgttagcctgctagctaacTGCTGTCATTGCAAACGGTACAAAGCGTCCTAAAACGGTTCCCTTTAGCTCtagttttagtttttgtttctctgattAACATCGTGCAATTGTTTTTCCAGGCCCGCCAGCTCAGCACGTCTGTGGCCAGACCTGCAGCAAAGCTGATCAGGGTAAATAACGTCCAACAGCGCACTTCATAACTTATCATCAGCATTCGTGTTTAGCTCAATTCTTAAAGTTTCATGTGTTTATGTCCTTCTAGCCTCCCATCCAGGTCTATGGAGTGGAGGGCCGCTATGCCACTGCTCTTTTCTCAGCTGCCAGTAAGCAGAACAAACTGGACCAAGTGGAGCAGGAGCTGGGAAAAGTCACTGTAAGTCGAAACAACACTATGGAGTATTACCGTATGTAATGAGGAAGATGTCAGTGGAAAATGGAAACAATGATTTAACTAATGTTTATCCCAAAGTAGTGTTATCATGTTTAAAACCCTGTTAACATTATCGTGTCATTGAGTTAATGAACAGTGCAGAATTTTGTAATTCTAAGGAATTTCTGCCTGACTTGGCTCTCCTCTTGTACATTAACTCTTTGCTGAATGCCACCTTGTTTTTCAGGCTGTGATCAAAGATCCCAAGTTTTCCAGTATTGTAATGAACCCTCATGTAAAGCGCAGCCTCAAGCAGAAGACCTTCCTTGATGCTCTTACAAAGGCTAAGGTTTCACCTATCACCATCAACCTCATCAGTGAGTGTTCACTGACAATGAGCATGTGCAAAGTGGAGCCcatgctgatgtgatgtgttttcaggTCAACTTAGTGCAAATAATTATTGTAACTATTGTACTACACAGAAAACACTGTGGAGATCATGTTTACATGCTTTCACTCTCTTTTTTGTCAAAGGTACCACCATGTAATTGTAAATGTGAAAGTTAATAGTCAGAAAAGACACATGCTGTGATgagtacacaaacatgcagtgcattttggaaaaaaattaaatttgtCTCAACCTGATTAGTTTATTTAGTTTGTTAAATGTAACAGACCTGGGGCAAACAATATACACCAACCCTTTTCCTAGTGGTAAGGCTGGTTAGCAAAGAAAGCCTCTTGGACAAATACAATAATCATGGTTTATTCCTTAGATGTTTTGGCTGACAATGGTCGTCTTACTCTAACTGGTGATGTTATCAGCGCTTACGGCAAAATGATGAGTGCACACCGTGGGGAGGTCATCTGCACTGTCACTACTGCTCAGGTATTAAATGATTCTACAGGATGTGTTTCTATACATTCTTGTAGTTTCttataaaaacaggcacatcaTTCTTCTGAATATCACTCAATTATAAATTACATTATTTGGATATAATGTATAATctgtcaataaatgtgtttttctttatttagacTTTGGATGATGCTAATCTTGCTGAGTTGAAAGTTGCACTGAATGGCTTTCTTCAGAAGGGTGAAACCATCAAGCTAGAAATAAAGGTACAGTTCATGACCAGCACTACTGAACAGTAACCATATTGCATGAACACATCCTCTTAAATTCAGCAATGGTTATTAAAACATTTAGTGTATCAATAGATTTGGGTGTAATTTCAACATGTGTTCTTTTCACAGTCTGACCCTTCAATCCTTGGTGGCATGATTGTCAGCATTGGAGACAAGTATGTGGACATGTCCACCAAAACGAAGATCCAGAAACTGACCAAGCTCATCAGGGAAACTTAAGTCCTGTGGACTTAATTTTGCAGAGACGTTGGTGTAAAAGTTGATAAATGTACATTGCTATCTGCTCTAGCACTGCGGTTGCGCCATAAATCCACTGTCTGtgttaataaaaacaagaaaaaatggaaaatggtCTTTGTTGTCATTGTCACGCATGCATGCGTTTCCCAACAACTTAGTGCTGTACAGACCTATCGATAGGTCCTTATCAATAATACCATGATCATAATTCAGCATAAGATGTGTATATAATGTTTAAATTTATTCGTATAATTGTATTTATAATGATTCATTATGACCAGCGGCGCGCATTTTGCACGTTGCGTCACATGGATCTGCGGCTACGTTTCCTGGAAGCCTTTTGCGCATGCGTGCTAGGcgcattttgttttattatttttttgttgtccaGGCGAAAATGGCTGCCCCTCTCATCTAAAGCTCCTGCGTAAAGGATTAACTGAGCATGACACGGGCAGCAGAAATCACTATCCTGCTTCAAGACAATACTCTCAGACGGCAGGGCGTAGtctgagcagctccttcacaaagatgttgtgGCTGTCAGGGAGGGAAAATGTATACGATTCGTTATTAACCCTTTCTAGCCCAACATCCAACAACAAATGAGGTACGAACTGTTCATTTTACATTTGTGAAAATAGTTGAGCGTTTTTCGGCAGTAGGCAGTTACATTTATTGACGTGCATGCCGCACCTATTGCACgctataaatgtatttaaagccACTTTTTTCTTGacctcatttattttttatgttgcaACGCTGAAAGGCCTGCTTGTTGCAAAAGTAAAGTATGTAAGACGTCTTTTTGGTTTATACTTGTCAGAGTACATGAGGCTCTTCTACCTaatatttgccttttttttgcaCCCCACCAGAAAATGATGCATCAagtgaccagcagcagcagcgactaTTGTATGAGTGGACTGGCTGAGGACTGTCATTCAGCCAGCCACTTTGATTTATGTAGCACACAATCCAACAAATTCTACCACTCTCCCACAAACCCTGGTCTGCAGCTGTCCCTCGCCGGCCTTGCCCCTTTGCCACAGGGAATGCACAAAGCCATGGCATGTCAGCTGCAGGAGACCCAGACTGACTTTCAGCCGCAGGCAGTCAGAATCAGGGCTGGTGAGGCTCTGGGGCCTGATGGCTCCAAGAAAAAGAAAGGCATAGTGAAATCAGGGCGGAGAGGGAGGCCATCAGGGACCACAAAATCAGCCGGCTATCGTACAAGTACTGGACGCCCACTCGGGACAACTAGAGCGGCTGGCTTCAAAACCAGCCCAGGGAGGCCTCTTGGAACTACCAAAGCTGCCGGATATAAAGTCAGCCCTGGAAGACCGCCCGGAAGCATCAAGAGTCTAGCACGGCTCAAGAAGCTTGAGCTTGGCTGTGACAGCAACAAGAAACTTGACTTTAGCAACTGTAGTGTTCCCAAAAAACTGGACTTTACTAGCTGTGACGTTCCACCTTTTCCATACACAGTGATGGAGAAAAGAGACCTCTGTGAGCCCAGTGGTAAAATGGATGAAACCAACGAGTAGTTATGCATGAAAGACGTCTCAGAAAACATTTCTCAAATATTTGCTGAATGaactttttctctgtctgtgtgacatTCTCGTTATCCTCACATAATAAACGACTGAATTAGACTTCTGTTTATGTTCCCGTCTGGCAGAGATGCATGCACAGAAACTAATCACACTGATCAGTATAGGGAAGAAAGAATCCGTTCCTCTGCTTTAACATTTCTACATTTATCAAATTACTTTTTCCTCCCTCAGCATAGATGTGAGCGTGTAGTTGTCCTTTTACAGTATGTGTTGTCTGTGATATAACACTGCACTATGTTTTTATTAGCTTGACCCGGTGGAGCTCTatgagttgttgtttttctgcatccTGTAAATATAGTTTTAAATCTGTGTTGTAACATCCATCCACACACTCTCTCATGCTATCAGCAGGTTTACATGTAATTTGGtcatgagaggaaaaaaaaaacaatgctttgTGGAATGTGTAATAAGACTAATGTTCTGTATGTGAAACCGAAATAAAAGAAACCTTTTCACACACGGGTTTCCTGTTAAATTGAAAGCATGTTATTCTCCCTGTGGACACAAGAGGGCCTGTGTCTCCAGACAATAGCAATCATTAACGTTTTTATTAACCCCCCtagttaaattaaattatgGCGTTCAGACAGTCATGGGCTTCTAAGGTGTATTTTTAaacatgtgagagagagaggggtaaAACTTAATGTTTTAGAATTACCTCTCGGATCTGCCAGTTCTTTCTACATGATTATTCAGCTGAAACATttgacaaataaacaaataaaatacgaacaaataaaacagaaagaaagcacAGAGAGGTAAGTTCCTCCGCTGTCAAGTCGACACGTAACAGGATGGTCTTTGTTTCATCATTGGGCCGCTGCACCGAGCTTATACTCTGCGCCCTTAAGTGTGCGCGTTGCCATTTCTGAATATGTTTCCATTTACACGCGCACCAAATGGTGAATGTTATATGAGGGCAAAGCTGAAACATGGTAGGAAGGTGTTTTTTAATCGGAGTGGAACCCGACACACGGCCACACACCGCCTCTCCCCTTCTTTATGTCATTTTCCTGAGCGCCTAGCGGCCTGTTTCCTCATGTCAGAGCTCTCCGTGGAGAGGCAACATGGCGCACGGAGGTTTGGTTTGACCGGACAGGCCGTGTGGTTGTGTTTATAAGCGctcgtttttgttttttattttttgtttttgtggatctgccctgctgctgttgctgctgctgctcacagacaCACGGGCCTGGGTCAGTTTATAAACTTGGACAATGAGATGGGAAATGCGCGCAGAAACGGTGCCAGTTTCTAAAAAAACAGGCCAATAATCCACGTGATATTATCGCTGATATTATTTATCATTAACTAACAGAAACTTCACCTGGGACGTACACGCGCGTGCATGTGCAGGCTTGTGTGCGTGCGTGCCTGT
This window encodes:
- the atp5po gene encoding ATP synthase peripheral stalk subunit OSCP, mitochondrial, coding for MAAFMLGQQARQLSTSVARPAAKLIRPPIQVYGVEGRYATALFSAASKQNKLDQVEQELGKVTAVIKDPKFSSIVMNPHVKRSLKQKTFLDALTKAKVSPITINLINVLADNGRLTLTGDVISAYGKMMSAHRGEVICTVTTAQTLDDANLAELKVALNGFLQKGETIKLEIKSDPSILGGMIVSIGDKYVDMSTKTKIQKLTKLIRET
- the LOC114442205 gene encoding UPF0461 protein C5orf24 homolog, whose protein sequence is MMHQVTSSSSDYCMSGLAEDCHSASHFDLCSTQSNKFYHSPTNPGLQLSLAGLAPLPQGMHKAMACQLQETQTDFQPQAVRIRAGEALGPDGSKKKKGIVKSGRRGRPSGTTKSAGYRTSTGRPLGTTRAAGFKTSPGRPLGTTKAAGYKVSPGRPPGSIKSLARLKKLELGCDSNKKLDFSNCSVPKKLDFTSCDVPPFPYTVMEKRDLCEPSGKMDETNE